CTGTGAATGTAATGGAAGAACGTTTTCCTATCGGGACAATTAATTGATTGAATGATTGAACTTTTTCTTCTTTTATGTCTTCTTTTTCAATGTTTACTTCTTCCGAGTTTACGTTGATATTTCCTTCCTTTGTATATTCCAATTGGGTGTCTTTCCCTTCAATAGATATCTTTTTTTCTTTTGAAAGGATCAGTTGAACGTTTTCCGACGGATTGTCGGTTTGCGGAATGGAACTTATCATGGCTTCATAATCGATCGCTTGTTCCTGATTGTATAAAGTATGCCATCCATAAGCGGAGATTATCAGCAAGGAGGCTGCTACAGAAACCGCTATTTTCAGGAAATGAATCTTCTTTTTGTGTCTATCGTATAACGTATTGGCTGTTTGTATGCGTTTCCATAATTCTTTTTCATCGTCGATCGATAGAGTTGAATTACAGGATGTCCTTTTTATACTTTTTAAGAAAAAACGAGCAGATTCGATCTCTTCGGCAAGAGCGTTGTCAGCTTGCTGAAGTTTATGCCAGAACTTTCGGTCTTTTTCTGTCGGATATAATTCCGATTGCAGGAAATAATCGTCGTTCAGTAATTCGTCTGCTTTATATTTTGTATAATCTTTTCTCATTTATATAAAGAAGGATTTTATATAAGGAGACGTTGTTGCCTATTTTATACTCACTAAAGAGTATTTTTTTTGAAAGAGTCGTTTTTTGTTGTACTATTTCATTGATAGGTAAAGTAATAAAAGGAATAATCCTGTATCGCTATAATTTTGTCTGATTTTTTTCAATGATCGTTGTATCAGGTTTTGTGCAGACTGATAATTCATATCCATTAATATACATATCTCTTCCATACTCATTTCTTGAATAAACCGATAGTATATGATCTCTTTTTGACGGGGAGTCAGTATGGAGAGAATCTCTTTGACTTTCTTTTGTTGATTATTGTATTGTTCATTATTGATGAACTCATCCTCCACTGTGGGTTCGAGTAAGAACGGAACTTGTTCCATCGTACTTCTTTCGTAGATTGATTCTTTATAAAGAGCACGTAATACACAGTTTTTTATGGTAACAAACAAATATACTTTAATATTATCGGGAACGATGAGACGCTCTCTGTTTTTATACAGTTGAGTAAAAACTTCCTGTATGCAATCTTTTATTAGTTCAGGGTTTGAGGTAAAACGAAAGCTGTACTGATATAAGGTTTGTACATATTTATTATACAACCAACTATACGAGTCGTTATCCCCTGCGATAAACTGGCGCCATTTTATTTTAGTCTCATTATCCTGCATATTGCTGTTTTGATATACAAATATAAAACAAATAATATATAATCAAAACGTTTGATTTATGGATAAGTCAGCTTCTTTTCTAAAATTCGTCCTATCCTTATTTTAAATAGAGGTAGGTGTAAATCAATTTAGACCTACCTCTAATTTCAATTAGACGTACCTCTATTGGAAAAGACATTTCGATGAAGCCGGGAAATGTCCGTTACTTTCCGGATAGGTCGTTCAGATAGTTTCAAAAACTGAAAAGTTCATGATTTGGGGATCAGCTTTTGATTCGTCTACAACTAATTTGATTGCGTCGAAC
This is a stretch of genomic DNA from Parabacteroides chongii. It encodes these proteins:
- a CDS encoding RNA polymerase sigma factor, whose translation is MQDNETKIKWRQFIAGDNDSYSWLYNKYVQTLYQYSFRFTSNPELIKDCIQEVFTQLYKNRERLIVPDNIKVYLFVTIKNCVLRALYKESIYERSTMEQVPFLLEPTVEDEFINNEQYNNQQKKVKEILSILTPRQKEIIYYRFIQEMSMEEICILMDMNYQSAQNLIQRSLKKIRQNYSDTGLFLLLLYLSMK
- a CDS encoding FecR family protein encodes the protein MRKDYTKYKADELLNDDYFLQSELYPTEKDRKFWHKLQQADNALAEEIESARFFLKSIKRTSCNSTLSIDDEKELWKRIQTANTLYDRHKKKIHFLKIAVSVAASLLIISAYGWHTLYNQEQAIDYEAMISSIPQTDNPSENVQLILSKEKKISIEGKDTQLEYTKEGNINVNSEEVNIEKEDIKEEKVQSFNQLIVPIGKRSSITFTDGSKMWVNAGSKVIYPAQFTADSREIFVEGEIYLDIVHDEKRPFIVKTKKMEVRDLGTQFCVSAYDNETSSHVVLVKGKVEIETKGKRKNTLSPNQLFLYDNKSDEESVYHVNTQDYVAWKDGYYQFNHQKLDIVLEKLCKYYGIKIHWDEKVSELTCSGKLDLKETPEKVLSALQNAAPIKVEQTGEQIYIIVKH